The following is a genomic window from Leishmania braziliensis MHOM/BR/75/M2904 complete genome, chromosome 6.
TTCTGCCTATCGTCGCAGCCACCATCATTGTCATCATCGCGGCTGTGTTGTCATCGATACTGCTTCTGCTCTTGTTGGCCTCGATTTTGTGTCTGCTTGTGTTTTCgacgaaggggggagaggggaaggtcTGTCACTGCCCTCCAGAGTAGCGAAGGGTGCGTCCCACGCACTACCGACCCTCCGCTTCTCTCCTtgtttttctccttctccctccatCTTCGTGTCTGAGTTGTCTGTTGGCTTCATTTCTCTTGTGTGCTTCCAATACCTCTTCGTTCTCTTCGTGGAGACGTTTGTGGACGCGTTTCTCTCGGCGCACCCCACGAACGCCATTATCGCCGACGTCAACCTTCCCAACCTCGCCTTTCCCCCTTATTCATCGAGAAGGCACTCATTGGAGCAGAGGCGAGGCGTGACGATGCGCCGAATGTCAGTGGTGCTCTGCGCCAGCGGTGACCCGTATCATGTGCCGTCGCTTGCACGTGTCGCATTGTTCCCGCTGCATCTGGACCCACCAACGAAGCAACATCGCGAACTGTtccggctgctgctcggtGCGCCAgacctcgctgctgcaccgtcgATGGCGTTCTCTGCTGCATCAAAGCCCCATTCACCATCATCGAACATCTCCAGTGCTGCGCAGATGGAGGCGGCCGCGTggtcgtcctcctcctctttcctccctccgcagttgtcttctgcttctcctgGGCCTTCATCAGACGCCGGGGTGACATCCTATGCGAAGGCGATTCATTCCGGCATCGCTGCGCGGGTGCAGAACATATTCGGTCGCTCCACCAAGGGTACAGTGGGTATATCATCGTCGTCACCGGTGGCGCAGTCCGGATCCAGCGACGAGTGGCAACATGGCCTGCCATTCATGGGTGCGTCAACACCAACGCcgtcctccagcagctccagcttcAGCGACTTGGACCCCATCTCCTGCGGCACCTCGTCACCGTACTGGTACATGGAGGCGTTCGCGACGAGCCTGCGCGAGGACAGTCAGCTGGCGCCCTTTGACGACATCATCCTTATCCCCAACACCCGTCACCCTGTCAGCCTGCGCCAATCGACGCACCTCGCGGCGTTAGCGGTGCTTGCTGCGCGCGGCTTGGCCCGCGTTCACGTCGACTTCACTGCGCTGGAGCACCCGGACGAGTCGATGCCCATCGTGTACGACCTCATCTGTCGCTACCCCAACAGCGTGCTTGTCCACTGGCTGCATGATGCGTACGAGGTACTCAACTGGAGCCACTTCGCCGACTTTAAGTCGACAGTACCAATGCTGCTTCTGCAGACTCAGAGCTACCCACCTAAGGCACTTGAGCGACAGCGGCCGGCGGGCAGTGTATCGCGGCTCACGTCACGACAGTATCACTCACCCATCGGCCAGTACGTGCGCAGTCCGGAGGAGGCGGACTACTACCGACGTGCAGAGCGCTTCATGAAAGCTGCATCCATGCACCGCCGATGCAACCCAACGCCGATGATGATGGCGACAGCGGACCGTAGCGATCCGGAGAGCAGCATGGAGATGCGCTGCGAGAGTGCCTCGCTGGTGGATCGCGAGTCAGACTACTTCGATGACGTCCCCAacgtgccgccgcggcggcgtcaaCTTGACAACGACGTGTCGGACAACGGCTCCAAGGAGCGCAAAGAGTCTCTGCCACCGAAACACGCGAAGGTGCGGGCCCGCTCACCGCtactgcgcggcggcgacacgACGACGCGGACAGCCTCCACGGCCTCCACGTCAGTCACCGTTGCCACCGGAGGAGGCCACACGACAGTCCCGAAAAGGGGACTCTCACGGAGGCGGATCTCGCCTGTGCACGAGGAGCTGGGGGTGAACTACGTGAACTGCGCTAAGGGTCGCTGGTGGAACACGCCTGGCGGCCGTGGCGATGATGAGGTGGAGGTGAGCCGCTCGTACTGGAGctccaccagcagcagctggctcggtggcggcactgcaTCATCCGCCACTCTGCCGGACTGGATTGCGGAGGAAGGagtgacggcggcggaccgcgagtggaggaggtgccagcacagcgatggcagcgacggcagcagcatcgaTGCCGCGGTTGCCGCAGCCGAGCTTCACGACGACGGTGAAGTCTTTGAGACAGGCGGCCGTTCGGGCGTGAGTGATGGCGGGCTGCAGAAAGTGGACACGGTGGTGTCTGATGACGGCTTTGCGCTCTCGGTGAACGCCCCGACGGATGAGGGAGCCGACGCCGGTGTCCTTCGAGCAGGCACGACAACGGCCAAGGTGGCTGGTGCGGGGTCTACAACGTATAGAACAGGTACAGCGTCCGCCGTGCCCACCTCGCCGGAGGGCCAGAAGACCGCCAACGAAGACACCCGCGAGCATTTTCTGACGCGCGAGATAGAGGATGTGCATGCCGAGCTGAGCCGCATGTTACGGTcggccagcgccgccgctggcaccgtcgttgctgcggcaggcggccAATCCTCTCATGGAGCAGCAGGAACGGCCAGGTCAAACTCTACGTCGAGCCGGGCATCGAAGACGCATGACAACGTTGTGGCCCGTTTCATCATCCGCAGCACTGCCCGCCCCTTCGGCGCTGCGGATGCTTGTCACGAAGAACACCAGCCGGCACGTCGTCGCAACCGCACCGTGCGCCAGCTGATCGACGAGCTCTACCCGCCGCGCACTTATGCCTCGGTGGGCGCCTCGAACAGCACGAGCGCCATGCCCGCGACCACAGAAGCTGGCATGGTGGACGAAAGCGACGCATTTGGCGCCGAGCCatcgctgctctcttcctcctcgcacTTGGCGCCAAAGCCCAGGGTGGGGCCGCAGTCCTCTGCGACTGCAGTGCCGTCGAACGACTGCGACGGCAGTAGTCACAACTGCGAGAGTGGCGACAGAAATGGCACCAGTGGCAGCGCGTTCCTGGACATTAGCGCGTGGATGGACGCGCCGATGGTGGAGGTGCACCCCATTACGCGGAGCACCGGTGCGGATGTTCGGCAGGCGCTTTGGGAGCAGGAGATCAACCCCTCTTTCATTCTAACTGACTGCGTGCAGCGGTACGTTGAGGGGCACGGCCTCTACCGTGACCCCCGCAAAGCAACGGCCGCCTCTCTCTACGGTAGCGTCGGCGTCAGCAACGACTATGGAAACGgcacccgcagcggcagcggtggctgtggcggcgcctCCGGACTGGACGGGAGCGCCGGGGCGGCTGGACAGATGAGTGGCGCCGATGCCGGGTTCCGTGACTCGGCAGCTGTGGGCACCGGTGGAACTGGTAGCGGCTTTGGCGGCggcatgagcagcagcaccggcagcagcattgGCATCCGCCGCGTCGTCGCTTCACGCGATACTGCCACACTCTTCTTTCCTGGTCTCATCCCTCGGCTAGAGCTTCACTACGATCGCAACAACCTTCTTGCGCGGGAGCAGTTTGAGAAGCTGCGCATCTTCCAATGCCAAGACGGCGAGGAGCCAGACCTGATTGTACCTATCGGTGGCGACGGGTACATGATGCACTGCATTCGAAAGAACTGGCGCCGCTTTATCCCCTTCTACGGGGTCAACGCCGGCCACGTTGGATACTTGCTGAACAGCCGCTCCACCTTGGAGGAGCTCTTCTCCTCACCGCTGAAGTTGCACTTCACGACAATGCTCTATTGCCAGGCTGAGAAGGAGGGTGACACTGGCGAGCGGATGTTGCTGTCAGAGCTGGCATTCAACGATGCCTGGGTGGAGCGGTCGAGCGGACAGACGGCGCTGATCCGCATTCTCGTCAACGGGAAGGAGCGCATTCGGCGGCTGCGTGGCGATGGCGTGCTTGTCTCTACGGCTGCCGGTAGCACAGCCTACAGTCAGGCTCTAGGCGCGTCCCCTGTGCCGGTTGGTGCCCCACTAATTCAAATTGTTGGCAGCAACGTTGTGTCGCCCGCGcagtggcggccggcacacCTCGATCAGGAGGACCAGGTGGAGTTTGAGGTCATCGACAGTACAAAGCGTCCATGCCGCTGCTACGTCGACTCCGTCGATGTTGGCAACGTGACGCGCTTGCTCGTGCGGTCCAGTCGAGTCGCCGGTGTGACCCTCGCATTTTCGAAGAGCTGCGACCTGCAGCACAAGTTATATCAGATGCAGTTCCCCAAGACGCTGTGAAGCGGGGGCGGTGGCAGAGGGgccggtgtgtgtgggtgaggacggaggaaaggagggagagagcgacacgGCGTAGGGTTTCGGGGGAAGGCATGGATGAATTGCAGGCGATTCTGCACAtgcctgtctgtctctttctgtgtttctgacgtgtgtgcgcatgaGTGTGCCACTACGACGGTGGCATCCACAGAAGCAGCCGCACTGTACGATTTGTGTTGCACCCGCTCCCGCGTCGGTCGACCCACCGCGCCGCGACGCTGTTCCTCGGAGGCCTCGTT
Proteins encoded in this region:
- a CDS encoding ATP-NAD kinase-like protein; the protein is MRRMSVVLCASGDPYHVPSLARVALFPLHLDPPTKQHRELFRLLLGAPDLAAAPSMAFSAASKPHSPSSNISSAAQMEAAAWSSSSSFLPPQLSSASPGPSSDAGVTSYAKAIHSGIAARVQNIFGRSTKGTVGISSSSPVAQSGSSDEWQHGLPFMGASTPTPSSSSSSFSDLDPISCGTSSPYWYMEAFATSLREDSQLAPFDDIILIPNTRHPVSLRQSTHLAALAVLAARGLARVHVDFTALEHPDESMPIVYDLICRYPNSVLVHWLHDAYEVLNWSHFADFKSTVPMLLLQTQSYPPKALERQRPAGSVSRLTSRQYHSPIGQYVRSPEEADYYRRAERFMKAASMHRRCNPTPMMMATADRSDPESSMEMRCESASLVDRESDYFDDVPNVPPRRRQLDNDVSDNGSKERKESLPPKHAKVRARSPLLRGGDTTTRTASTASTSVTVATGGGHTTVPKRGLSRRRISPVHEELGVNYVNCAKGRWWNTPGGRGDDEVEVSRSYWSSTSSSWLGGGTASSATLPDWIAEEGVTAADREWRRCQHSDGSDGSSIDAAVAAAELHDDGEVFETGGRSGVSDGGLQKVDTVVSDDGFALSVNAPTDEGADAGVLRAGTTTAKVAGAGSTTYRTGTASAVPTSPEGQKTANEDTREHFLTREIEDVHAELSRMLRSASAAAGTVVAAAGGQSSHGAAGTARSNSTSSRASKTHDNVVARFIIRSTARPFGAADACHEEHQPARRRNRTVRQLIDELYPPRTYASVGASNSTSAMPATTEAGMVDESDAFGAEPSLLSSSSHLAPKPRVGPQSSATAVPSNDCDGSSHNCESGDRNGTSGSAFLDISAWMDAPMVEVHPITRSTGADVRQALWEQEINPSFILTDCVQRYVEGHGLYRDPRKATAASLYGSVGVSNDYGNGTRSGSGGCGGASGLDGSAGAAGQMSGADAGFRDSAAVGTGGTGSGFGGGMSSSTGSSIGIRRVVASRDTATLFFPGLIPRLELHYDRNNLLAREQFEKLRIFQCQDGEEPDLIVPIGGDGYMMHCIRKNWRRFIPFYGVNAGHVGYLLNSRSTLEELFSSPLKLHFTTMLYCQAEKEGDTGERMLLSELAFNDAWVERSSGQTALIRILVNGKERIRRLRGDGVLVSTAAGSTAYSQALGASPVPVGAPLIQIVGSNVVSPAQWRPAHLDQEDQVEFEVIDSTKRPCRCYVDSVDVGNVTRLLVRSSRVAGVTLAFSKSCDLQHKLYQMQFPKTL